DNA from Deinococcus sp. YIM 134068:
CCCGGTGAGGCGGTGACGGCGGGTGAGCCGGTGCTGCGGTTCTATCACCGGGACGGACGCGGGTTGGAGGCGGCGCGGGCTTTGCTGGAGGCGGGATTGAGCGTGTCCGACGTGGCCCCTGCGCCCCAGCCGCTCATCCTCGACCGGGTGAACTGAGGCGACCTTCGTAAACGTTGGGACAATCCACGCCCGCGCTTGGGGACCTGGATGGAGTGTTACCCTCACCCCATGCGGACCGTCGTGCTGGTCGTGATCGTCGTGCTGGCGGTGATCTTCGCCGTGCTCAACCGCAACGCGCTGCTGTTTCCCCACACCCTCAGCCTGGGCTTCGTGACCTACCGCGAGGTGCCGCTGGGACTGATCCTGCTGCTGAGTGGGCTGGCGCTGGCGCTGGTCTTTTACTTCTGGGCGGGCGTGTCGCGGCTGCGGGCGCAGGCGGACAGCGCGCGGCTGCTGCGTGACATGGAGGCCCTGCGCGCCAATCTGGACAGCCAGGAGGGAAGCCGCTTCGCGCAGCTCCAGAGCCACCTCGACCAGAAGTTTGGCGCGCTGGGGACGGGAAGCACGACCCAACTCGACCAGACGTTGACCCAGCAGCTCGCAACGACGAACGCGCGCATCGACGCCCTGCAACGGGACCTGAACGTGCAGCTCGCGCAGATCGACGATTATCTGAAACGGAAGTTGCGCTGAGGTTGCCTCCCCGTCTCCTGCGGCGGGGCTTTTCTCGTGTCGTCCCGGTGACGGTCGGGCTTGCACCCGGTTCATTGTGGTGGGGCGCGCACCTCTAGAATGCCCTGGAGAGGCAGTTTCCCACCGAAGGAGAACAAGCATGGCGCTCGACCGTTTTTTCCGCCGTCGCCGCCCGCAGCAGCAGGCGGGGGCGGACCTGCCGGACCTGTGGACCCAGTGCCCCTCGTGCAAGGAGGGCGTGTACAACCGTGACCTGGAGGCCAACCTCTTCGTCTGCCCCAAATGCGGCCACCACCTGCGCCTCGACGCGGGCAAGAGGGTGGACGTGCTGCTCGACGAGGGCAGCTTCGTGCAGCTCTCGGGCCGGGTCCACCCCACCGACCCCCTGGGCTTCGAGGACACCGAACCCTACGCGGCGCGGCTGGCCCGCGCCCAGGCGAAGACGGGCCGCCCCGACGCGATCCTGACCGGGACGGGGACCGTGGGGGGCCTGCCCGTCACCGTCGCCGTGATGGACTTCGCCTTCAGCGGCGGCAGCATGGGGAGCGTGGTGGGCGAGGAGATTGCCCGCGCCGCCGAGCACGCCGCCCGTGAGGGCAGCCCCTTCCTCCTCGTCGCGGCGAGCGGCGGGGCGCGGATGCAGGAGAGCGCGCTGTCGCTGATGCAGATGGCGAAGACGACGGTGGCACTCGAGGGCCTCACCGCGCGGGGGCTGCCCTACATCAGCATCCTGAGCGACCCGACGACCGGGGGTGTGACGGCCTCCTTCGCCACGGTGGCCGACGTGATCCTGGCCGAGCCGGGTGCCCTGATCGGCTTCGCGGGGCCGCGCGTCATCCAGCAGACGATCCGCCAGCATCTCCCCGAGGGCTTCCAGCGGGCCGAGTTCCTCCTCGAACACGGCATGGTGGACGACGTGGTGGACCGCCGTCAGCACCGGGCGTACCTCGTCCGGCTGCTCGGTGTGCTGCTGCGCCGTGAGGTGGGCGCGTGACCAGGGTCACCGGTCCGGCAGAGGCCATCCGCGAACTTGAGGCCCGCGTTCATGATCTGGAGGCGACCGCCCGCCGCACCGGGCAGAACCTCGACGCGGCCCTCACCCCGCTGCGCGCCGAGGTCGAGCGCCTGCGTGTTGCCGCCGCCGCCCCGATCTCCCGCTGGGAACGGGTGGGCCTCGCGCGCGCACCGGGCCGCCCGACGGCGCTGGACTACGCCGAGCGGCTGTGTACCGACTTCACCGAACTCCACGGAGACCGCGCCTTCGGGGACGACCTCGCCCTGGTCGGCGGCCCGGCGCGGTGGGAGGGGCGGCCCGTCATGCTCCTGATGCAGCAGAAGGGGCGCGACACGAAGGGCAAGATCAAGCGCCGCTTCGGCATGAGCAACCCCGAGGGCTACCGCAAGGCGATGCGGCTGATGGACCTCGCCGACCGCTTCGGGCTGCCGGTGGTGTCGCTGATCGACACGCCCGGTGCCTACCCCGGCATCGAGGCCGAGGAGCGCGGGCAGGCGTGGGCCATCGCGGAGAGCATTCAGCGAATGGTGCGGCTGCGCGTGCCCGCCGTCTGCGCCGTCATCGGCGAGGGCGGCAGCGGCGGGGCGCTGGCCGTAGGCGTGGGCAACCGGGTGCTCATTCAGGAGAACGCCTGGTACAGCGTCATCAGCCCGGAGTCGTGTGCCGCGATCCTGTGGCGGGACGCCGCGCAGGCCCCGAAAGCCGCAGAGGCCCTGAAGCTGACGGCCCCCGACCTCCTCGGCCTCGGCATCGTGGAGGAGATCGTTCCCGAGCCGCCCGGCGGTGCCCACCTCGACCCGGACGCCGCCGCGCGTTCGCTGGGTGAGGCCGTGGCACGACACCTCGACGAGTTGAGCGGGCTGAACCCGGAGGAACTCAAGGCGCAGCGGGCCGACCGCTTCCGGGCGCTGGGGGCGTTCACGGAGGGGTGAGCGGGTGCGGCGGGAAGGGGCATGTGCCCGTCCCCGGCGGGGGAGGATGGGGAGAGGGTCGGCTCCCCCGCCGGGCGGCTCACGCCCCCATTCCCCTGTGGACACCGCCGCTTCCGGGCGGAGGGTGTGGGCTGACCCAGGAGGCTGGGAGTCATGCTGAATCTGCTCGTCGACAACGCCGTGCTCACGCTGTTCGTGGTGCTGCTGCTGGGGCTGGGGCTGGGCAGCCTGCGCCTCTTCGGCTTCAGCCTGGGCGCGGCGGGGGTGCTGTTCGCGGGGCTACTCGTGAACGCCCTGGACCCGCGCGTCCGGCTCGACCCGGTGGTGTACGAGCTGGGCCTCGCCCTGTTCGTGTACGCCATCGCGCTTGCGGGCGGGGGGCATTTCTGGCGGTCGCTCAACCGTCAGGGGTTGGTGCAGAACCTGCTCGTGCTGGGGGCACTCGCGCTCGGGGCGGGCCTCACGCTGCTCGCCGGGCGGCTGCTGGGGCTGGACCCGGCCCTCACGGCGGGCCTCTACACCGGGGCCTTCACGAGCACGCCCGCGCTCGCCAGCGTGATTGAGGCCGTCTCGGAGCAGCCCGGCCTGGGCGACCCGGTGGTGACCTACTCCATCGCCTACCCGATGGGCGTGATCGGGGTGATGCTGGCGACCTTCTTCCTCGGGCGGCGCTTCCGGCCCGACTACGCGGCGGAGGCCCGGTCGCTGAACTTCTCGGCGGACGAACTCGTCACCCGGCCCCTGCGGGTGCGCGAGGATACCGGGCTGACGGCGGAGGAACTCCAGCGCCGCCACGGCGGGCGGGTGGTGTTCGGGCGGGTGGCGCACGAGGGGCGGCTGGAGATCGTGGACGCCCGCTCGGTCCTGCGTCCTGGGGACCTCGTTTCGGTCACGGGTGCCCCGGACGACGTGGGGGCCGTGATCGCCCACCTCGGCGAGGAGGGGCCGGAGTCCCTGACGACCGACCGCAGCGTGCTCGATTTCCGGCGCATCTTCGTCTCGAATCCGCGTGTGGTGGGGCACCGCCTCGCCGACCTGCGGCTGCCGGAGCGGTTCGGGGCCACGGTGACGCGGGTGCGGCGGGGCGACCGCGACATCGTGCCGGGCGGCGACACGATGCTCGAACTCGGCGACCGGGTGCGGGTGCTCAGCGCGCGTGCCCGCCTCGACGAGGTGAGCCGCTACTTCGGCGACTCGTACCGCCGCCTCTCCGAGATCAACCTGCTCACCTTCAGCCTGGGGCTGGTCCTGGGCCTGCTGCTGGGCACCCTGCCGCTGCCGTTGCCGGGCGGCACCACCTTCCGCCTGGGGGTGGCGGGCGGGCCGCTTCTCGTCGGGCTGCTGCTGGGTGCCCTGGGACGCACGGGCCGCGTGGTGTGGACCATCCCCTACAGCGCCAACCTCACCCTGCGGCAGCTCGGGCTGGCGATCTTCCTCGCGGGGGTCGGCCTGCGGAGCGGAAGCCGTTTCGCCGCCCAGCTCGGCAGCCCGCAGGGCCTGTCCCTCTTGCTCGCCGGAACGCTCGTCACCGCCGCCGTCGTCACGCTGCTGCTGTGGGTGGGCCACCGCCTGCTGAAGCTCCCCTACAGCCTGATGACCGGGCTGGGTGCCGGGATGAACACCCACCCGGCCATCCTGAGCTACGCGACCGAGCGCACGGGAAACGAGGTCCCCGAGGTCAGTTACGCCACGGTCTACCCGGTCGCGCTCCTGGGCAAGATTCTCCTCGCCCAGGCCATCCTGCTCCTCGCGGGCTGAGCCACCCCGGAGCCAGCCGCACGTCGGCCCACCCAATCCGGCCACCGCCCCAAAAGCAGGAGGGCGACCCCTCCACGAGGCCGCCCCACTTTTCCCCGAAGTTTCGCTCAGTCGTCCGCCGGGTTCGCCACCGTCTGCGCGTTCGTCACGCCGGGCAAGACGGCCTCGGTGACGGGCTTTTTCAGGATGCCGAGCAGGACGGTGCTGACCACCGTGCCCGCGAGGATGGCGACGATGTACATGCCCAGATTGGTGACGGCGTTGGGAATGAACAGCACGAAGATGCCGCCGTGGGGAGCGCGGAGCTGCACGCCCGCCGCCATGCTGATCGCCCCGGCGACCGCCGACCCCACCATCAGCGA
Protein-coding regions in this window:
- a CDS encoding LapA family protein, translated to MRTVVLVVIVVLAVIFAVLNRNALLFPHTLSLGFVTYREVPLGLILLLSGLALALVFYFWAGVSRLRAQADSARLLRDMEALRANLDSQEGSRFAQLQSHLDQKFGALGTGSTTQLDQTLTQQLATTNARIDALQRDLNVQLAQIDDYLKRKLR
- the accD gene encoding acetyl-CoA carboxylase, carboxyltransferase subunit beta, which translates into the protein MALDRFFRRRRPQQQAGADLPDLWTQCPSCKEGVYNRDLEANLFVCPKCGHHLRLDAGKRVDVLLDEGSFVQLSGRVHPTDPLGFEDTEPYAARLARAQAKTGRPDAILTGTGTVGGLPVTVAVMDFAFSGGSMGSVVGEEIARAAEHAAREGSPFLLVAASGGARMQESALSLMQMAKTTVALEGLTARGLPYISILSDPTTGGVTASFATVADVILAEPGALIGFAGPRVIQQTIRQHLPEGFQRAEFLLEHGMVDDVVDRRQHRAYLVRLLGVLLRREVGA
- a CDS encoding acetyl-CoA carboxylase carboxyltransferase subunit alpha, which encodes MTRVTGPAEAIRELEARVHDLEATARRTGQNLDAALTPLRAEVERLRVAAAAPISRWERVGLARAPGRPTALDYAERLCTDFTELHGDRAFGDDLALVGGPARWEGRPVMLLMQQKGRDTKGKIKRRFGMSNPEGYRKAMRLMDLADRFGLPVVSLIDTPGAYPGIEAEERGQAWAIAESIQRMVRLRVPAVCAVIGEGGSGGALAVGVGNRVLIQENAWYSVISPESCAAILWRDAAQAPKAAEALKLTAPDLLGLGIVEEIVPEPPGGAHLDPDAAARSLGEAVARHLDELSGLNPEELKAQRADRFRALGAFTEG
- a CDS encoding aspartate:alanine exchanger family transporter; this translates as MLNLLVDNAVLTLFVVLLLGLGLGSLRLFGFSLGAAGVLFAGLLVNALDPRVRLDPVVYELGLALFVYAIALAGGGHFWRSLNRQGLVQNLLVLGALALGAGLTLLAGRLLGLDPALTAGLYTGAFTSTPALASVIEAVSEQPGLGDPVVTYSIAYPMGVIGVMLATFFLGRRFRPDYAAEARSLNFSADELVTRPLRVREDTGLTAEELQRRHGGRVVFGRVAHEGRLEIVDARSVLRPGDLVSVTGAPDDVGAVIAHLGEEGPESLTTDRSVLDFRRIFVSNPRVVGHRLADLRLPERFGATVTRVRRGDRDIVPGGDTMLELGDRVRVLSARARLDEVSRYFGDSYRRLSEINLLTFSLGLVLGLLLGTLPLPLPGGTTFRLGVAGGPLLVGLLLGALGRTGRVVWTIPYSANLTLRQLGLAIFLAGVGLRSGSRFAAQLGSPQGLSLLLAGTLVTAAVVTLLLWVGHRLLKLPYSLMTGLGAGMNTHPAILSYATERTGNEVPEVSYATVYPVALLGKILLAQAILLLAG